A region from the Citrobacter koseri ATCC BAA-895 genome encodes:
- the nac gene encoding nitrogen assimilation transcriptional regulator NAC — protein MNFRRLKYFVKIVDIGSLTQAAEVLHIAQPALSQQVATLEGELDQQLLIRTKRGVTPTEAGKILYTHARTILRQCEQAQLAVNNVGQTLRGQVSIGLAPGTAASSVTMPLLQAVRAELPEVLVYLHENSGVVLNDKLLSGQLDMAVLYERSPVAGITSQPLLKEDLFLVGTRDCPGLSVDLTAVAEMNLFLPRDYSAVRSRVDEAFSLRRLTAKVIGEIESIATLTAAIASGMGVTVLPESAARSLSGAANGWMARITTPSMSLPLSLNMSARGSLTPQAQAVKEILMSLVSRPMLENRELLLVS, from the coding sequence ATGAACTTCAGACGACTGAAATACTTTGTGAAAATCGTCGACATCGGTAGCCTGACGCAGGCCGCGGAAGTATTACACATTGCGCAACCCGCACTCAGCCAGCAGGTCGCTACGCTGGAAGGGGAACTGGATCAGCAATTATTGATTCGGACAAAGCGCGGCGTGACGCCGACTGAAGCAGGAAAAATCCTGTATACCCATGCGCGAACGATTTTGCGTCAGTGTGAACAGGCACAGCTGGCGGTTAATAACGTCGGGCAAACGCTGAGGGGGCAGGTGTCTATTGGTCTGGCGCCGGGAACGGCCGCTTCGTCGGTGACGATGCCGCTGCTACAGGCCGTGCGGGCGGAATTGCCAGAGGTGTTGGTCTACCTGCATGAAAACAGCGGGGTGGTGCTGAATGATAAATTACTCAGTGGCCAACTTGATATGGCGGTTCTTTACGAGCGTTCTCCGGTGGCCGGTATTACCAGCCAGCCGCTGCTGAAAGAAGATCTTTTTCTGGTGGGAACCCGGGATTGCCCTGGGCTGAGCGTGGATTTAACGGCGGTTGCGGAGATGAATCTGTTCCTTCCTCGCGACTATAGCGCCGTTCGTTCGCGCGTGGATGAAGCCTTTTCCTTACGCCGATTGACCGCAAAAGTGATTGGCGAAATCGAATCCATCGCGACATTAACAGCGGCTATTGCCAGTGGGATGGGGGTGACGGTGTTACCGGAGTCGGCAGCCCGATCGTTAAGCGGCGCGGCAAATGGCTGGATGGCGCGTATCACCACGCCGTCGATGAGTTTACCGCTGTCGCTGAATATGTCGGCGAGGGGGAGTCTGACACCGCAGGCACAGGCAGTGAAAGAGATCCTGATGTCGCTGGTGAGCCGCCCTATGCTGGAAAACCGTGAACTTCTGCTGGTGAGCTAG
- the cbl gene encoding HTH-type transcriptional regulator Cbl encodes MNFQQLKIIREAARQDYNLTEVANMLYTSQSGVSRHIRELEDELGIEIFIRRGKRLLGMTEPGKALLVIAERILNEASNVRRLADLFTNDTSGVLTIATTHTQARYSLPEVIKAFREIFPEVRLELIQGTPQEIEGLLQNGGADIGIASERLSNDPLLVAFPWFRWHHSLLVPRDHPLVQTSPLTLEAIAHWPLITYRQGITGRSRIDEAFSRKGLLPDIVLSAQDSDVIKTYVALGLGIGLVAEQSSGEQEEGALTRLDTRHLFDANTVWLGLKRGQLQRNYVWRFIELCNAGLSVEDIKRQVMESDEAVIDYQI; translated from the coding sequence GTGAATTTCCAGCAACTTAAAATCATCCGCGAGGCGGCCCGTCAGGATTACAACCTGACTGAAGTCGCCAATATGCTTTATACCTCTCAGTCGGGAGTGAGTCGGCATATTCGCGAGCTTGAAGATGAGCTCGGTATTGAAATTTTTATCCGGCGCGGCAAGCGCCTGCTCGGGATGACAGAACCGGGTAAGGCGCTGCTGGTCATTGCCGAGCGCATCCTGAATGAGGCCAGCAATGTTCGCAGACTGGCCGACCTGTTCACCAATGATACATCTGGCGTACTGACCATTGCCACGACGCACACCCAGGCGCGATATAGTTTACCGGAAGTGATCAAAGCCTTTCGCGAGATTTTCCCGGAAGTCCGACTGGAGCTTATTCAGGGCACGCCGCAGGAGATAGAGGGGCTGTTGCAAAACGGTGGCGCGGATATCGGCATTGCCAGTGAGCGTCTGAGTAATGATCCGTTGCTGGTGGCCTTTCCCTGGTTTCGCTGGCACCACAGTTTATTAGTACCTCGCGATCATCCCCTGGTGCAGACCTCGCCACTGACGCTGGAAGCGATCGCGCACTGGCCGCTAATCACTTATCGTCAGGGCATTACAGGGCGCTCCCGTATTGATGAAGCCTTCTCCCGCAAAGGGTTGTTGCCGGATATTGTTCTGAGCGCTCAGGACTCTGATGTGATCAAAACGTACGTTGCTCTGGGGCTGGGGATTGGATTGGTCGCCGAGCAATCCAGCGGCGAGCAGGAAGAGGGGGCGCTGACGCGTCTTGATACCCGACATTTATTTGATGCCAATACCGTCTGGCTGGGGCTGAAACGCGGACAGTTACAGCGCAACTATGTCTGGCGGTTTATTGAGTTGTGTAATGCGGGGCTGTCTGTCGAAGATATTAAGCGGCAGGTGATGGAGTCGGATGAGGCGGTCATTGATTATCAGATATAA